Genomic segment of uncultured Desulfobacter sp.:
GCAGCGGCAGGCGCATTAAAAACCGCCCAAAGCGGATTTTTTCCAAAACTTGCTCTGACCGGCGAGCTTCATAAGTGGTGGCCGAATGAGGACGGCGGGCTTGCCACCCCTGAAAATAAACAGGGCTGGAGCTTTGGGGTCGGGGTGGAAATCCCCATTTTCAGCGGTATGCTCACAGTCAATAAAATCGCAGCCGCCAGGGCCGCCATTGCTAAGATCAAGGAGGAACAGCTGCTGCTCAAGGAAGGCATCGGCCTTCAGGTGCGCGATGTGCTTCTCTCTCTTGGGGCAGCCCAGAAATCCTGCGATGCGTCGGGAAATGCCCTGACGGCTGCCAAGGAGAATCGACAACTGAATGTCCGGGCCTACCAGAGTGAACTTGTGGAAACAGACGATGTGATCCAGGCCCAGTTAACAGAGGCCCTGATGGCGGCCCAGCATTATAAAGCCAGATATGAACATACCGCCTTGCTGTCTCGTCTGGACCTGATCGTCGGCACTGAGGTGTTAAAACAGATGGAGTAATCCTGAAAATATAAAGATGAGGGAAAATTATTGGATAACATCTGTGCTGTTCCGGTGGTTGATTATGATTCTGGTCATTGTCGCCTTATTGGTGCCTGAACCGGCAACGTCGGAAGAGATCGTTCATATGGGATTTTCCAGATCGATCATCGGTGAGATTAACGAGAATGATACGATGGCTGCATTGAAGCTGTGGGGAACGCAGTTGATATTGGGGGGTGATAATGAAATCAGCGTTCTGCCGACAATATATAATGATATTGGGGAAATTGAAAATGCGTTTAATCAAAAGACGCTGGATCTTATCAACTTAAGTGCGGTTGATTTTTTTCATTTGCAGCATTGGATATCCGATGAACAATTTATTTTTGCCGTTTATGGGGGCACGCTCAGTGTTGAATATCTTTTGATTGTCAGAGAAAAGAGCCGTTTTGCAGATATTAAAGATCTTAACAAAGCTGTTTTAAGGTTTCCAAAGGATGCAAGATCTAACTTGGGTCGCGTCTGGTTGGATGTTGAACTGGCAAAGGCAGGATTACCTGCAGTAGAACAGTTCTTTGATAAGGTGGTGTCTGTCAACAAGATTTCCGAGGCCGTCCTTCCGGTTTTTTTCGGCAAGACGGATGCCTGCCTGGTGACCCGAAACGGATTCAATACCATGGCGGAACTTAATCCCCAGATTTCACAGCAGCTTAGAGTTATGGCCGCGTCCAAAGGATACATCCCCGGTTTTATGGGGTTTCGCAAAGATTATCAATCCAAAGTGAAGCGTATCATTATAAACAATATTAAAAATTGGCATCAGACATCTGCTGGTCACCAGCTTCTGACTATGTTTCAAATGGACGATCTTGTATTGGAATCAATTGACGTCCTGGCCCCCACAATGGAACTGATTAAAGAACACCAGCATTTTTTGGGTACTGACAGCACCTCCCCCCGATCGCAAGCCAAGCCAAGGTAAGGTAAGGGGGGAGACATTTTAACAGAGCTGGTACAAATGAAATTATGTTTGAGTCTGTTGGCCTTCTGTTTTTTTATGGGGGCCGTAAATCTATATGCTCAAGATTCGACGGATGAAGCGGTCCAAGACTCTGAAATCGTCCGGTTCGGATTTATAGATACGATCATGGGTAACGTCAATGAAAATGATGTTAAAGTTGCCGTAAGTGTATGGATCAAAAGCCTGACCCAGGAGATGAGCCTTCCGGTGGACGCCGTTATCGCCATCTATTCGGCCCTGTCCGAGGTAGCATCGAATCTGGCGGAAAACCGGGTGGATGTCGTCTATATCACCACCCCTCAGCTGTTTGCAGTACAGGAACTGTTGGCCGAAGACGCACTGCTTGCCGTCCAACAGTCCGGCTCCATCACAGAAGAATATATAGTGCTTGTCCCTGACAACAGCCCGGCCGGTAACGTCGGGGATCTGAAAGGCAAAAAGTTGAGGGTGCTGGACAATGCGCGAACCTGTTTGAGTCTGCACTGGCTCAATGTCTTTTTATCGGAAAAAGGGCTTGGCATACTCGATACGCATTTTAAAAATTATAAACTGGTAAACAAGATAAATGATGCGGTCCTTCCGGTGTTTTTTAAACAGGCGGATGCCTGCCTGGTCACCCGGAAAGGGTTTGACGTCATGGTGGAACTTAACCCGCAAATTGCCCGGCAGATGAAAATAATCAGCACATCTCCATCCTATATACCGGCAGTGCTCACTTTTCGTGAATCCTATCAATCAGAGATCAAGCATATACTGCTCAGGGATATTCAAAAAATGGTTGAGTCGTCATCCGGAGCGCAGCTGCTCACCATATTTCAAATGGACGGTATGCAGCAGATCTCCAAAGCGGATCTTGCAGATACCATTTCTTTGTTGGAAAAGGATCAAAGGACAGGCCATTGAACGACATTGAAAACAAAAAAATTCCTTTGAAAAGGAAAAAAGGCCGGCACCTAAGTATTTTTTTGCGTACCGTGCTGCTGGGATGGGGCCTGGCCATCGTTCCCCTGTTCGTTTTCATGATGATTACCGTTCCCAAACAAAAGGATATTTTTGTTAATACCATGGCGTCCAAAGCCAAGGGCCTTGCCGCCTCGTTGCATGATGTGGCTGCAAGTGCCGCCGTCAATGAGGATTATTCCAGTGTTGTCAGTTCAGCCCAGGTCTTGCTGAAAGGGGATCCGGATATTGATTTTTTGATCATCATGAAAAATGATGGGTTTGCCCTGGTCGTTGAGCAGAAAAAATGGACGGTATCCCAGTTGGATGGTGCCCACTTTGTCAGACCGGTACGGGAAACTTCATGGCAGATTGAAACAAGTCCTTTGTTTCAGCGGCGTGTCTTTCATTTTGCCCAACCCTTTGATTATTCAGGCATTCAATGGGGATGGATTCATGTGGGGCTTTCCCTTGAGGAGTATGATAAAAGTGTAGACGTGCTCTACAAAAGTACGGGCGTCCTTGCACTGGTCTGTATTTTGATCAGTCTGTTAGGTTCCATTTTTTATGCACGGCAGATCGTCCAGCCGATTCTGGCGCTTCAGTCTGTGGTTCAAAAAATTGCCGGCGGAGATCTGGGCGTCAGGGCAAAGACCCGCAGAAATGATGAGCTCGGAGAACTTGCATTTTCCGTAAACACCATGGCGGATTCTCTGTTGAAAAGAAATAATATTCTGGAAAGTGTCCGGTTTGCCGCCTATCATTTTTTGCAGGACCAGCCCTGGCAGGAAAGTATAGTCAAGGTGCTTGAGGATATTGGCATGGGAGCTGATATCAGCAGGGCCGTATTTCATAGAATTATAAAGGATGACGACGATATCTGGGGGGCAAAAAAACGTTTTGAATGGACGGCCCCGGACATATCTCCCGAGCAGGAAGATCCGGAATACAGAATGATCTGTTTTGAAAAACGAGGGGTCGCACATTGGATCGACATTCTTGGGGCGGGGGAGCCTCTGTCTGTTTCCTTGCAGGATTGCACCGCTGAAGAGCAGATTCTTTTAGCGTATTCGCAAATTCAGTCTCTTATGCTTATTCCTGTTTTTGTGGAAAGCAAATGGTGGGGCGTTTTTGCCTTAGAAGAGTGTGTAGAACCCCGGGAATGGACCTCGGCAGAGATCAGCAGTTTCAGTGCCCTGGCGGATATGCTCGGGGCTACCGTTGTCCGGCAGGGATTCCAAAAAGATCTGATCAAGGCCAGGGATCATCTTGAGGCCCAGGTCCAGCAGCGTACCAAAGAGCTTGAGAACCAGATTGAGGCCAAAGAACAAGCCTTGTCAGATCTCTCCGTAGCCCAGACGTCACTGGTGGAAGCCTCCAGGGAGGCCGGCATGGCGGAAGTAGCCACCGGCGTTCTCCATAATGTAGGCAATGTCCTGAACAGCGTCAACGTCTCGGCCACGTTGATTCTGGATACCTTGCGTGAATCCAGGGCCGGCAATGTGCTCAAAATTGCCGGGATGATGGATCTTGCCCCCGAAGAGCTGGCCCGGTTTTTAACCCGGGACCCCAAGGGCGAGAAAATCCCCAAATATTTGCTATCCCTCGGCAAGGCCCTTTCAGATGAGCACGATCGGCTGTTTTCTGAAACAACGGAACTTGCCGGCCGCATCGAGCACATCAAGGAGATTGTGGCCATGCAGCAAAATTACGGCCGGGTTTCCGGGATCAGCGAAACCATTTCTCCTGAAAAGTTAATGGAAGATGCTTTGATGCTCAATCAAGGGGCACTGGTCCGGCATCACGTTGTTGTTGAAAAAAATTACGAAAATCTTCCCGAGGTGGTGGTGGACAAGCACAAGGTGTTGCAGATTCTGTTAAATTTTATCAATAATGCAAAATACGCCTGCTCGGACAGTGATAAACTTGAAAAAATCATCACACTGGGCATATACAAGGGGCAAGGCGATACCTTCTGTCTCTCTGTTGCAGACAACGGGATCGGCATAGAGCCCGAAAATCTGAACCGTATTTTTCAGCATGGCTTTACAACCCGGAAAACCGGGCACGGTTTCGGCCTGCACTCCGGAGCCCTGGCCGCCAAGGAGATGGGCGGGCGTGTCTGGGTAGACAGCAAAGGTCTGGGGCAGGGCGCTGTATTCACCGTTGAACTGCCGATGGAATCCGGGAAGGTCGTATCATGACAAAAACAGAATGCTATTCCAAAGAATTTTTTCCATCGCAAAAGCTGGCCCTGTTGAAAATCCAGCAGGCCATGGACAACGCCAGGGACAACTGCTTGCTGTTGGATGGGCAGGGGCGGATCGTCTATGCCAATCATTCTGCCTGTAATGCCCTCGGATACACCCAGGAAGAGATGCTGAACCTGATGATTTTTGACGTTGATCCGGGGTATGCGCCCGAGGACCTGGCCCGGGATATGTTAAAATTGGCGCAAACAGGGTCTCGGCTTTTTGAGAGCTGCCATGTGACCAAAAATGGCGATATTGTTTCTGTGGAAATCAGCATTAATTATCTGGGTTCCGACCAAGGAAAATATCTTGCCTGTGCCTTTTGCCGGGATATCTCACAGCGTAAGGCACAACAGGAGGCTTTGGAATACGCCAAAACAACTTTGGAACGTCGGGTGGCAAAGCGAACGGCGTTGCTTGCTTTGACGGCTGAAATTTCGACAAATTTTGTGGCGGCTTCTCCGGTGACGATCCGGCAGATCATCGAAGATGCATTAGGTCGGATCGGCAAATTTTTTAGGTTTGACCGAGTGGCCTTTTTCCCTCTGGTGCCGGAGTTGGTGGGTGAAGACAAGGTTCTGGAGTGGTGTGCCAAAGGGATTGAAAGCAGGATCGGGATTCTTCATCACCATCCCATCATCGATATTCCACCGAAAAAGGTGGTCAAATTTTATAAAAATCAGACGGTTCTTCTTTTTCCTGATGTGAATCAAATCTTCGACCGACCGGTGTGGAAAGACGCTTTAAAAAAACTTGGGATCGAATCCGCCCTGTTCATGGCCAGCCGGA
This window contains:
- a CDS encoding ATP-binding protein, encoding MNDIENKKIPLKRKKGRHLSIFLRTVLLGWGLAIVPLFVFMMITVPKQKDIFVNTMASKAKGLAASLHDVAASAAVNEDYSSVVSSAQVLLKGDPDIDFLIIMKNDGFALVVEQKKWTVSQLDGAHFVRPVRETSWQIETSPLFQRRVFHFAQPFDYSGIQWGWIHVGLSLEEYDKSVDVLYKSTGVLALVCILISLLGSIFYARQIVQPILALQSVVQKIAGGDLGVRAKTRRNDELGELAFSVNTMADSLLKRNNILESVRFAAYHFLQDQPWQESIVKVLEDIGMGADISRAVFHRIIKDDDDIWGAKKRFEWTAPDISPEQEDPEYRMICFEKRGVAHWIDILGAGEPLSVSLQDCTAEEQILLAYSQIQSLMLIPVFVESKWWGVFALEECVEPREWTSAEISSFSALADMLGATVVRQGFQKDLIKARDHLEAQVQQRTKELENQIEAKEQALSDLSVAQTSLVEASREAGMAEVATGVLHNVGNVLNSVNVSATLILDTLRESRAGNVLKIAGMMDLAPEELARFLTRDPKGEKIPKYLLSLGKALSDEHDRLFSETTELAGRIEHIKEIVAMQQNYGRVSGISETISPEKLMEDALMLNQGALVRHHVVVEKNYENLPEVVVDKHKVLQILLNFINNAKYACSDSDKLEKIITLGIYKGQGDTFCLSVADNGIGIEPENLNRIFQHGFTTRKTGHGFGLHSGALAAKEMGGRVWVDSKGLGQGAVFTVELPMESGKVVS
- a CDS encoding PhnD/SsuA/transferrin family substrate-binding protein; the protein is MILVIVALLVPEPATSEEIVHMGFSRSIIGEINENDTMAALKLWGTQLILGGDNEISVLPTIYNDIGEIENAFNQKTLDLINLSAVDFFHLQHWISDEQFIFAVYGGTLSVEYLLIVREKSRFADIKDLNKAVLRFPKDARSNLGRVWLDVELAKAGLPAVEQFFDKVVSVNKISEAVLPVFFGKTDACLVTRNGFNTMAELNPQISQQLRVMAASKGYIPGFMGFRKDYQSKVKRIIINNIKNWHQTSAGHQLLTMFQMDDLVLESIDVLAPTMELIKEHQHFLGTDSTSPRSQAKPR
- a CDS encoding PhnD/SsuA/transferrin family substrate-binding protein — translated: MSLLAFCFFMGAVNLYAQDSTDEAVQDSEIVRFGFIDTIMGNVNENDVKVAVSVWIKSLTQEMSLPVDAVIAIYSALSEVASNLAENRVDVVYITTPQLFAVQELLAEDALLAVQQSGSITEEYIVLVPDNSPAGNVGDLKGKKLRVLDNARTCLSLHWLNVFLSEKGLGILDTHFKNYKLVNKINDAVLPVFFKQADACLVTRKGFDVMVELNPQIARQMKIISTSPSYIPAVLTFRESYQSEIKHILLRDIQKMVESSSGAQLLTIFQMDGMQQISKADLADTISLLEKDQRTGH